TGGTGTCTTTCCTTCTGTAATCACCTGACTGATGATTTCCCCTACCACACTCGAAAATTTAAAGCCGTGACCCGAAAAACCCGCAGCAATAAAAAGATGCTGGTGCTCTGGATGGCGATCTAAAATAAAATCTTCATCCGGTGTTAAGGTATATTTGCATGTGCTCCCTTTTCGTAAAGGTCCATTTGCGTTTGGCAAACATTTATGTAAAAATGACCGGATTTCCTCCTCATCAGATTGACCATAAGGACTGATTTGAACATCAGGATCAATCGGCTGGCCGCCATCATGCCTTCCTACTTTTACCCCACTGCCATTTATACTTGGAAACCCATAATAGTGGGCATCCAGTAAATCAAATGTATAGGCAGGAAAAACTTGTGAATCATATAATTCCTGCGAGCATTCAACCCATGAAACCGTCTTCCTAACAGGCCGAAGCGGTAAATCCAATCCTGTTTGTTTCAGTATTTTACCGGACCATGCACCCGCACTAACGATCGTAAAATCCGCAAAATAGGTTTCAAGATCAGTTTGAATGACGGCTCCATTCGCATTCATTTCAATCTTTTCTACCTTCGTAAAGGGGAGGTATGTCATTCCGTTCTCTAACCCTAATTTTCGAAATGCAGCAATACATTGTTCACTAAATAACACGCCAGAATTCGGCTCATAACAACCGCTGAAGCCTTCCGGAAGAGAAAACCCCCGCCAGCGATATTCTATTTCTTCTTTTGATAAATGTTCGATGGGCAAAGTATACTTTCTTCCGCTGTCAACTGCCCCCTTAACAAAAGATGATTTCGGATCTCCTGCACAAAGTACCCCAGTATGTAAAAAAAGCTTCATGTCCGACTCCTGTTCCAGCTGGTCCCATAGCTGCTGCGCTCTTAATACAAGGGGAACATATTGACTTCCTTCACCGTAAGCGTGCCGGATTATCCGTGTCTCACCATGATGGCTCCCTTTGTCGTGCGGTGGATTATGAGCGTCAATAAGCAGGACTTTCATTCCTAGTTTTGATAAATAATATCCAGCGGCCATACCCATCGACCCAGCACCAACGATCACAACTTCAACATTCTTTTTCAATTGTTTCCCCCCTGCCTTTTAAATAAACTGAATTGTTTGTTATTAGATATTAACACAGTCAAAGACATACAGAAACAATAAAAATAGCCAGGCATCATGCCTAGCTGTCAACACCATTATTTGTCACTTCATTTTCCTAAGAAGTAATCAATAAATCTAACCCTTATTCATAGATTAAGGATAACGTACAGCCCCCCGTTAATACATTACTTTCTTTCAATACCGAAATTCTTTTTTTCTTTAATTTCAATTCAGCTGAAAAAGTAATCCTATATTATTATTTTTTTAATTAGATTGTTTTCGCTATTATGGTTGTTTTAGAACAGATTTGTATAAACTCTCGATTCGGACTGGTTCGTCTTTAAATCCAGCTTTCCTGTCCGTATTTACATTCGATTCGGACCTGTCCCCTTTTCATTCCAGCAAACCTGTCCGTATCATCATCCGATTCGAACAAGTACCCCCTATAGATTTCAACAGAGCTGGACAAATAGCAACAATTATTACGAAAATAGCATTTTAATTGTGGCATAAAAAGATCCCTCCATTGCCACAGTATGGCTTTAACCACTGTCAACACAAGAGGGATTCTATCAAAATATTACAGGGATTTTTGGGTGGTCACTAAATGATATCAAGTGACATTATTTATGAATGATTTTTCTCAAACTAACCATTATCAAAGGATTCCTTAATAAATGATTATTGCACTTTTACATACCCTGGATTGCTTTTATTGTTTGCTGCATCTACTGCATAGATAGTCAAAACAGTGCTTACTTTTTGTTTTGGTATGGAAATGTTAAAAGTTCCTTTTGATGTAGCCATTCCGGAAGCTATTTTGTTCGCACCGCTATAAACTAGAACAGTGCTCCCCATTTCGGCATATCCTGTCAAAGAAGCAGACTTTGTCGTTAGTTTATTCATTCGAGGCGGTGCTGGAGGGAGCTTATCCTCCACTTTTACTGGTAGACTTGTATAATGTTCGCCTTTAGAAGTA
Above is a genomic segment from Neobacillus endophyticus containing:
- the solA gene encoding N-methyl-L-tryptophan oxidase, whose protein sequence is MKKNVEVVIVGAGSMGMAAGYYLSKLGMKVLLIDAHNPPHDKGSHHGETRIIRHAYGEGSQYVPLVLRAQQLWDQLEQESDMKLFLHTGVLCAGDPKSSFVKGAVDSGRKYTLPIEHLSKEEIEYRWRGFSLPEGFSGCYEPNSGVLFSEQCIAAFRKLGLENGMTYLPFTKVEKIEMNANGAVIQTDLETYFADFTIVSAGAWSGKILKQTGLDLPLRPVRKTVSWVECSQELYDSQVFPAYTFDLLDAHYYGFPSINGSGVKVGRHDGGQPIDPDVQISPYGQSDEEEIRSFLHKCLPNANGPLRKGSTCKYTLTPDEDFILDRHPEHQHLFIAAGFSGHGFKFSSVVGEIISQVITEGKTPFDLSSFKINR